The following proteins are encoded in a genomic region of Periophthalmus magnuspinnatus isolate fPerMag1 chromosome 10, fPerMag1.2.pri, whole genome shotgun sequence:
- the fibpa gene encoding fibroblast growth factor (acidic) intracellular binding protein a has product MAVELDVFVGNTTIMDEEVYQLWLDGYTVNDAVKVRMEGGVLEECEASADVLLSDTMDQYRTFQMCERLLHSPAKLANQLLFQIPPHRQAMLIERYYTFDDTFVREVLGKKLSKGTKKDLDDISSKTGVTLKSCRRQFDNFKRVFKVVEELKGPLVENIRQHFLLSDKLARDYAAIVFFANNRFETGKRKLQYLNFQDFAFCAGQLINNWTVGAVDNMVEDMDVDLDKEFLQELKELKILITDKDLLDQHKSLVCTALRGKTKAFNEMEANFKNLSRGLVNIAAKLTNTKDVRDFFIDLVEKFIEPCRSDRWTAADMRLFLTHYTNSAHILDTFKHQNVWDRYMGVVKSCIFKLYHD; this is encoded by the exons ATGGCTGTGGAGCTGGATGTTTTTGTGGGTAATACCACCATTATGGACGAAGAGGTTTACCAGCTCTGGTTAGATGGTTACACAG TGAATGATGCTGTGAAGGTGAGAATGGAAGGGGGTGTGCTGGAGGAGTGTGAGGCTAGTGCTGATGTGCTGCTCAGTGACACCATGGATCAGTACAGGACCTTCCAGATGTGTGAGCGTCTACTGCACAGTCCCGCCAAACTGGCCAATCAGCTGCTTTTTCAGATTCCCCCTCATAGACAAGCAATGCTTATAGAGAG GTACTATACTTTTGATGATACATTTGTCCGGGAGGTTCTGGGAAAGAAACTTTCTAAAGGAACCAAGAAAGACTTGGATGATATCAGCAGCAAAACCGGTGTAACCCTTAAAAGCTGCAGAAGACAA TTtgacaacttcaagagggtttTCAAAGTGGTGGAGGAACTAAAAGGACCCCTAGTGGAGAATATCCGTCAACATTTTCTTCTGTCAGACAAACTTGCCAG GGATTATGCTGCAATTGTCTTCTTTGCCAACAATCGTTTTGAGACGGGGAAAAGAAAGTTGCAGTATCTAAACTTTCAGGATTTTGCTTTTTGTGCTGGGCAGCTGATCAACAATTGGACAGTGGGTGCTGTTG ATAACATGGTGGAAGACATGGATGTTGATCTTGACAAAGAGTTTCTTCAAGAGCTAAAAGAGCTAAAAATACTGATAACAGATAAAGACCTACTGGATCAACACAAAag TCTTGTTTGTACAGCTTTAAGGGGGAAGACAAAAGCATTCAACGAAATGGAAGCTAATTTCAAA AACCTTTCCCGAGGTCTCGTCAACATTGCCGCAAAGTTGACCAACACGAAAGATGTCAGAGATTTCTTTATTGACCTTGTGGAAAAG TTTATCGAGCCTTGCCGTTCAGACCGGTGGACTGCTGCCGACATGAGACTTTTCCTGACTCACTACACTAACTCAGCACATATACTGGATA